The Stigmatella aurantiaca DW4/3-1 genome contains the following window.
CCTCCTCCACGTTCACCTGAAACAGGTTGCGCAAGTCATACAGCGAGGGGCAGGTGCTGCCCAAGAGCCGTTGCTGCTCCACCGAAGCCGGCTCCGCGTCTCCCTGCATCGCGATGAGCCACCGCAGGCTCTCGCGGTGCTCCTCGGGAGGCTCCTGCCACACCGGCTTGCCCTGCATGTCTCCAAAGCCGATGGTCCGGTCCTTCACCGAGGGCGCCAGGAAGATGCCCCAGCGGTACTCCGGCATCCGCACGTAGTCGTACCGGGCCCACCCCTCTGGCTCCACGCTGACAGCTGTACGCAAATAAACTTGGTGAGACTGGAAACCGGAGGGGCCTCGCTCCAGCCACCAGGCCTTGAAGCGGGACTGCCAGTGAGACATCGCTCGCACCAGGCCGGGTGCGCTGTCCAGGTCAACGTTGTTGGGGATGAGCTCGCTGCGGATGTTTTCCACGGTGACGGTTCCTCCAGTTGCGGATCACCCCGGGGCCGAGGGTGCCGCATGCCCGTAGTTGCTCAGGACTGCCTGGAAGGGATCTATCCCCCCCTGCATTGCCGCTTCTCTTGCCCCGAAAAGTGTTCTCGGAACCACGAACACCCACGGGGGCGGGAAGAAGGCAGGGGATACCTCATCAACTCGTGAACAGTTGGCTAGCGGGCGGCGAAGGCAGCGGCCGCTGAGGCGCGGGCGGCGGCCACGGCGGCCTCGATGTCCAGCTTGCCGCCGGTGCTCACCTTGCCCTTGAGATCCGGATCCACCTCCACCGTCTTCACCAGCATGTCGCGCACCTGGGCCGCCGTCAGGTTCGGATTCTCCGCGAACATCAGCGCCGCGGTGGCCGCCACGCGCGGGGTGGCCATGGAGGTGCCGCTCATCTCCTCCCAGCGGTTGCCGGGCACGGTGCTCAACACGTCCTCGCCCACGGCGGCCAGCTCGACGACCTTGTCGCCGTGCGACGAGTAGCTGGCCAGCTTGTCGTTCTTCTTGTCCATGGAGGCCACGGTGATGACGTTGGGCAGATCCACGTTGGCCGGGAAGTCCTTCACGTTGTTCATGTTGCTGCCGTTGCCGTTGGCGGTGGCCGCCACCAGCAGGATGTCCGCATCCGCCAGCTTCTGCACCGCGGCGTTCCAGCGCTTCTGCGAGGCCGCGTCGCGGTACTCGTCGCCGAAGCTGGCGTTCACCGCGCGGATGTTGGCGCCCTTGTTCTTCAGGTCCACCACGTAGTCCACGGAGCGCTCGAAGTTCGTCAGCAGGTCAGCGCCGTCGTACAGCCCGCCCACCGAGAGGACCTGCGCCTTGCCCGCGGCCACGCCGGTGTTGCCCTTGCCGTTGTCCTCGGCGGCGATGATGCCCGCCACGTGCGTGCCGTGGTCCGTGCCGGCCCCCTGCATCGGATCACCCGAGTTGAAGCCCACGTTGAAGCCGTGGATGTCGTCCTTGATGCCGTTGCCGTCGTTGTCGATGCCATCGCCTTCCACCTCGCCCGGGTTGGTCCACAGGGCCCCATCCAGGTCGGTGTGCTTGGTGTCCACCCCACCGTCGAAGATGGCGACGACGGGCGGGCCCGAGGGCTTGACCGGCGGCTTCGCGTCCACGTTGGACGGGCCCTTCAGCGAGGCCACCGACGCGCGCTCCGGCGCGGCGCTGGGCGCCGAGGTGGGGCGCAAGCCCGTGGGCCGGTCCACGAAGGTGTTCTTGCCGGGGCGATCCACGAAGTTCGCGCGCGCCGCCGGGGCCCCATCAAAGCCATCCACGGGGGGGCGAACCTCCGCGCGCGCCGGGGCGGCGGCAGCGGCGGGACGAGGCGTTTCCGTCTCGGAACGGGAGGACGGCGTGGGGCGGGAGGCGGGGGGAAGCTTGGAAACGGTGGTCATGGCGTCGAACTCGGTGTCAGCGCGGGGGATGGATAAAAGAGTTATCGCCCCGTGACACAGCGAGTTGCCCCTGTGCGCACAAATAACCCAAAAAACCTACATTGTCGCCTCGTGAGAAAACGAGACCTTAGAGAAGCCCGAACACAGCCCCGGCTCACTCCCGC
Protein-coding sequences here:
- a CDS encoding S8 family peptidase, which gives rise to MTTVSKLPPASRPTPSSRSETETPRPAAAAAPARAEVRPPVDGFDGAPAARANFVDRPGKNTFVDRPTGLRPTSAPSAAPERASVASLKGPSNVDAKPPVKPSGPPVVAIFDGGVDTKHTDLDGALWTNPGEVEGDGIDNDGNGIKDDIHGFNVGFNSGDPMQGAGTDHGTHVAGIIAAEDNGKGNTGVAAGKAQVLSVGGLYDGADLLTNFERSVDYVVDLKNKGANIRAVNASFGDEYRDAASQKRWNAAVQKLADADILLVAATANGNGSNMNNVKDFPANVDLPNVITVASMDKKNDKLASYSSHGDKVVELAAVGEDVLSTVPGNRWEEMSGTSMATPRVAATAALMFAENPNLTAAQVRDMLVKTVEVDPDLKGKVSTGGKLDIEAAVAAARASAAAAFAAR